The following coding sequences are from one Paenibacillus sp. JDR-2 window:
- the bioB gene encoding biotin synthase BioB: protein MDSNMATAKWQFLAAKALNGGCLTLEEGLSVLEADNDEVLLIMNAAFTVRKYFYGKKVKLNMIINAKSGLCPEDCGYCSQSIVSTAPIRKYTMLDKETLLAGAREALARKAGTYCIVAAGKGPTDKELNQVVDAVKEIRETMPLKICACLGILKDEQAKRLAEAGVHRYNHNLNTSKANYPSITTTHTYDQRVETVEKVKMHGMSPCSGVIIGMGETDQEIVEMAFALRELNADSIPINFLNAIPGTPMEHADRTSSMKALKVLALFRLICPSKEIRVAGGREVNLRTLQPLSLYAANSLFVGDYLTTAGQEVTADHLIIEDLGFEIELNAL from the coding sequence ATGGACAGCAATATGGCAACTGCAAAATGGCAATTCCTTGCCGCTAAAGCATTGAACGGTGGATGTTTGACGTTAGAGGAGGGGCTCTCGGTACTTGAAGCCGACAATGATGAAGTGCTTCTAATCATGAATGCCGCATTCACGGTGAGAAAATATTTCTACGGCAAAAAAGTAAAGCTGAACATGATTATTAACGCTAAAAGCGGACTTTGCCCCGAGGACTGCGGCTATTGCTCGCAATCAATCGTTTCGACGGCGCCGATCCGAAAATACACGATGCTCGATAAAGAAACGCTGCTTGCCGGTGCACGAGAAGCATTGGCTCGAAAGGCCGGGACCTATTGCATAGTAGCAGCCGGGAAAGGACCCACGGATAAAGAGCTTAATCAAGTCGTTGACGCCGTTAAAGAAATTCGGGAGACGATGCCGCTGAAAATTTGCGCATGCCTCGGCATTCTTAAGGATGAACAAGCGAAACGTCTTGCCGAGGCGGGGGTACATCGTTACAACCACAATCTGAATACGAGTAAAGCCAATTACCCTTCCATCACGACGACCCATACTTATGATCAACGCGTTGAAACCGTAGAGAAGGTAAAGATGCACGGCATGTCTCCTTGCTCCGGAGTTATTATCGGCATGGGCGAGACTGATCAAGAAATCGTTGAAATGGCTTTTGCGCTTCGCGAACTCAACGCGGATTCGATCCCGATTAATTTCTTAAACGCGATTCCGGGGACTCCTATGGAGCATGCGGACCGCACCTCATCGATGAAAGCTTTAAAGGTATTGGCTTTATTCCGATTGATTTGTCCATCTAAAGAAATTCGCGTAGCCGGCGGCCGCGAAGTAAATCTCCGAACCCTGCAGCCTTTGTCTCTATACGCTGCAAACTCCTTGTTCGTTGGCGATTATTTAACGACGGCGGGCCAAGAAGTGACGGCCGATCATCTTATCATTGAAGATTTGGGATTCGAAATCGAGTTAAACGCTCTGTAA
- the bioF gene encoding 8-amino-7-oxononanoate synthase, whose product MKWMEQELRLLSVASLERSLQDSSIDLEFPGYTVRSERALLNLSSNNYLGLAGHPAIIEAMREALLSEGAGSGASRLVTGNRAPYRRLEQALAEWHGSEAALVIANGYMANIGVIGALVGRGDVVFSDRLNHASIVDGVVLSRAQHIRYRHNDMEHLRTLLSKYRDCRRKLIVTDAVFSMDGDKACLSELALLKQEFGAMLMVDEAHSGGIYGRRGEGLCHNLGLQDQVDIHMGTFSKSFGVYGAYICGSRTLIRWLVNHARPLIYSTALPPSLVAGISKALELVISDHWRRERLFEATRIFRSSLSQSGFIIGDGDSPIVPLIVGNNEVALRFSRELETQGIAAVAIRPPTVPDGTARIRFSLSAVHSDKELMDAADCIRTIGHRMGVL is encoded by the coding sequence ATGAAATGGATGGAACAGGAACTCCGTTTATTATCAGTAGCTTCACTGGAGCGTTCTTTGCAGGATAGCAGTATCGACCTAGAATTTCCCGGTTACACGGTGCGGAGCGAACGTGCATTGCTTAATCTTTCTTCCAATAATTATCTTGGGCTCGCGGGCCATCCCGCCATCATCGAAGCGATGAGGGAAGCCTTGTTATCCGAAGGTGCCGGATCAGGGGCTTCACGTCTGGTAACTGGCAACCGTGCGCCTTACAGACGCTTGGAGCAAGCGCTGGCAGAGTGGCACGGCAGTGAAGCTGCACTCGTAATCGCGAACGGTTATATGGCTAACATTGGCGTAATTGGAGCGCTAGTTGGCCGCGGAGATGTGGTGTTTAGCGATCGTTTGAACCATGCAAGCATCGTTGACGGAGTTGTGCTCAGTCGTGCGCAGCATATTCGGTACCGTCATAATGACATGGAACACTTACGGACTTTATTGAGCAAGTACCGCGATTGCAGGCGGAAGTTGATTGTAACGGATGCGGTCTTTTCCATGGATGGCGATAAAGCTTGCCTCAGCGAACTCGCTCTACTAAAGCAAGAGTTTGGGGCAATGCTTATGGTGGACGAAGCGCATAGCGGGGGGATTTACGGAAGGCGGGGCGAGGGATTGTGCCATAATCTTGGACTGCAGGACCAAGTCGACATTCATATGGGGACGTTTAGCAAGTCATTTGGTGTTTACGGCGCTTATATTTGCGGCAGCCGTACATTAATTCGGTGGCTGGTTAATCACGCTAGACCGCTCATTTATTCAACGGCTTTGCCGCCTTCTCTCGTGGCCGGGATTTCCAAGGCTTTAGAGTTGGTCATTTCGGATCACTGGCGCCGGGAAAGATTGTTCGAAGCAACTCGAATATTCCGGTCTTCTCTTAGCCAATCCGGTTTCATAATCGGCGACGGCGACTCGCCAATCGTACCGTTGATCGTGGGAAATAATGAAGTTGCTTTGCGTTTTAGCCGCGAGCTTGAAACACAAGGGATTGCTGCGGTAGCGATTCGCCCTCCGACCGTTCCCGATGGTACAGCCCGCATTCGGTTTTCGTTATCGGCCGTACATTCGGACAAAGAACTGATGGATGCAGCCGATTGCATCCGCACTATCGGACATCGAATGGGGGTGCTGTGA